Proteins from a single region of Chromobacterium sp. ATCC 53434:
- the mmsB gene encoding 3-hydroxyisobutyrate dehydrogenase, which produces MENIAFIGLGNMGGPMAVNLLNKGFKLSAFDLSADALAKVAAAGGRAAASAADAIDNAGVVISMLPAGKHVAGLYLGDDGLFAKLPKGALIIDCSTIDAGTARQVAEAAQAKGLAMLDAPVSGGTAGATAGTLTFIVGGAADALARARPVLEAMGKNIFHAGGAGAGQTAKICNNMLLGILMVGTAEALALGVKNGLDPKVLSEIIAKSSGRNWATELYNPWPGVMDAAPASRGYAGGFMSELMLKDLGLAEETALQSHAANPLGALARNLYEEHVHQGNGKLDFSSIVKHFHQLD; this is translated from the coding sequence ATGGAAAACATCGCCTTCATCGGCCTTGGCAATATGGGCGGGCCGATGGCCGTCAATCTGCTGAACAAGGGCTTCAAACTCAGCGCCTTCGACCTGTCGGCCGACGCGCTGGCCAAGGTGGCCGCCGCCGGCGGCCGGGCGGCGGCCAGCGCCGCCGACGCGATAGACAACGCCGGCGTGGTGATCTCGATGCTGCCGGCCGGCAAGCACGTGGCCGGCCTCTACCTCGGCGACGACGGCCTGTTCGCCAAGCTGCCCAAGGGCGCGCTGATCATAGACTGCAGCACGATAGACGCCGGCACCGCCCGCCAAGTGGCCGAAGCCGCGCAAGCGAAGGGCCTGGCCATGCTGGACGCGCCGGTGTCCGGCGGCACCGCCGGCGCCACCGCCGGCACGCTGACCTTCATCGTCGGCGGCGCCGCCGACGCGCTGGCCCGCGCCCGCCCGGTGCTGGAGGCGATGGGCAAGAACATCTTCCACGCCGGCGGCGCCGGCGCCGGCCAGACCGCCAAGATCTGCAACAATATGCTGCTGGGCATCCTGATGGTCGGCACCGCGGAGGCGCTGGCGCTGGGCGTCAAGAACGGCCTGGACCCGAAAGTGCTGTCCGAGATCATCGCCAAGAGCTCGGGCCGCAACTGGGCGACCGAGCTGTACAATCCGTGGCCCGGCGTCATGGACGCCGCGCCGGCCAGCCGCGGCTACGCCGGCGGCTTCATGTCCGAATTGATGCTGAAGGACCTGGGCCTGGCCGAGGAAACCGCGCTGCAAAGCCATGCCGCCAATCCGCTGGGCGCGCTGGCGCGCAATCTGTACGAGGAACATGTGCACCAGGGCAACGGCAAGCTGGACTTCTCCAGCATCGTCAAACACTTCCACCAGCTGGACTGA